From one Rhopalosiphum padi isolate XX-2018 chromosome 2, ASM2088224v1, whole genome shotgun sequence genomic stretch:
- the LOC132922987 gene encoding protein archease-like, with translation MGDIKEEDWNLPECKYEYLDHTADIQIHAWGNTLSEAFEQCANAMFHYMTEVDYIEMKESYDIEVEGHDMMTLLYNFLDELLFIFSAEPNYIARKVQIEEFDTTTFKIKAKGFGEEFQLGKHPQGTEIKAITFSNMQIHENEGKCEVFVILDI, from the exons aTGGGTGACATTAAAGAAGAAGACTGGAATTTACCGGAATGCAAATATGAAT ATTTGGACCATACAGCAGATATTca aataCATGCATGGGGAAATACTTTATCTGAAGCATTTGAACAATGTGCCAATGCTATGTTTCATTACATGACAGAGGTGGATTACATTGAAATGAAAGAGTCATATGACATAGAAGTTGAGGGTCACGACATGATGActcttttgtataattttcttgatGAATTGTTGTTCATTTTTAGTGCTGAACCTAATTATATTGCTAGA aaagtaCAAATAGAAGAATTTGACacaacaacatttaaaattaaagctaaAGGCTTCGGAGAAGAGTTTCAACTTGGAAAACATCCTCAAGGTACAGAAATTAAAgctataacattttcaaatatgcAGATACACGAAAATGAAGGAAAATGTGAAGTGTTTGTAATTttggatatttaa